One part of the Osmerus mordax isolate fOsmMor3 chromosome 18, fOsmMor3.pri, whole genome shotgun sequence genome encodes these proteins:
- the kdf1b gene encoding keratinocyte differentiation factor 1 isoform X3: MPISSQRPFSEPDGYIHGLSLSRSSSTSQKSYEERCVDPVQETPQSRGEQSTHKAHPKDANGKESETIGFIPGSSEPAAHSCGMCASPSSCRSFVCSVLTCGLYRVCQRTVLASCLAPKESSPDEPEKVNLQEIKPGGGESSPSKEGGSWPEDIHFHGVRVDTLTREDSDVTTKPQVYSERAPSPPSFSLDDDNWGYSNEDVDSLIAKKLLELYSEYQIEELAKCTSDSVFLKKTSQINQLISELAEEHKLEQQDAECRLVRGIIRISTRKSKRRPPYTKANRTLSDSGNETMKDSDSFSFSNNNDYNVQISEETRSDIYARKMRWNSEGHTSGSSTTHSLSHTEVVSSGAPLLQTYVRT, encoded by the exons ATGCCTATCAGCAGTCAGAGACCCTTTTCAGAGCCAGATGGCTACATACATGGGCTCAGCCTCTCACGGAGCAGTAGCACCAGCCAGAAGTCGTACGAGGAGCGTTGTGTGGACCCAGTGCAGGAAACGCCACAAAGCAGGGGGGAGCAGAGCACCCACAAAGCCCATCCCAAGGATGCCAATGGGAAGGAGTCTGAGACTATTGGCTTCATCCCTGGTTCGTCAGAGCCTGCTGCTCAcagctgtggaatgtgtgccTCTCCTAGCAGCTGCAGAAGTTTTGTGTGCAGCGTGCTGACCTGCGGCCTCTACAGGGTCTGCCAGCGCACCGTCCTGGCCTCGTGCCTGGCACCCAAGGAGAGCTCCCCTGACGAGCCAGAGAAGGTCAACCTCCAGGAAATCAAGCCGGGAGGCGGCGAGTCCTCTCCCAGCAAGGAGGGCGGAAGCTGGCCAGAGGACATCCACTTCCATGGAGTCAGGGTGGACACTCTGACCCGGGAGGACTCAGACGTCACTACCAAACCCCAGGTGTACAGCGAGAGAGCGCCCAGCCCGCCGTCATTCTCGCTCGACGATGACAATTGGGGTTACAGCAATGAGGACGTTGATTCCCTCATTGCCAAGAAGCTGTTGGAGCTTTACTCAGAGTACCAAATAGAAGAGCTGGCCAAATGCACCTCCGACTCTGTGTTCCTGAAGAAGACGAGCCAGATCAACCAGCTGATCAGCGAGCTGGCAGAAGAGCACAAGCTGGAGCAACAGGATGCTGAGTGCCGATTGGTTCGTGGCATCATACGCATCAGCACACGCAAGAGCAAGAGGAGGCCCCCCTAcaccaaggccaacaggacccTCTCAGACAGTGGCAATGAAACAATGAAGGACAGTGACTCGTTCTCCTTCAGCAACAACA ATGACTATAATGTCCAGATATCTGAGGAAACACGCTCAGACATTTATGCCAGGAAAATGAGGTGGAACAGTGAAG GTCATACCTCAGGCTCTTCAACGACACACTCCCTAAGTCACACAGAAGTTGTTTCCTCTGGGGCCCCTCTCTTGCAGACCTATGTGAGAACATGA
- the tpbg1b gene encoding trophoblast glycoprotein a — MYISNTFSSHIALFSKMTNLALRIVFCALVCAVFARASCPPRCECSEAAHTVKCVSKDLRSIPSGIPGYTRNLFITGNQISRIGPESFKGLDNITTLSLSNNRISTVESQTFSGLRSLRSLDMSSNQLAVIHPEAFTVHSHILRELNLSRALYNHSSVMDLAPALRWSTLGSLQGLDLSGNGLIYLPSHIFSHLHGLQRLQLGNNSLVAIYNGTFSGVEQLEELDLSLNALKTLRAEGLQELDKLSRARVLLGENPFTCTCGIEMLASWLNNSQGHIGDVDGLVCAFPANLRNTSLLTLGTLSLWCHQGGEGADLALQTSYVFLGIVLGFVGLVFLFVLYLNRKGIKKRINDMREACREVWEGYHYRYEIDSDPRLSQVSTAADV; from the exons ATGTATATTTCGAATACTTTTAGCTCTCATATTGCGTTATTTTCCAAAATGACGAATTTGGCACTCAGAATAGTTTTCTGCGCGTTGGTCTGTGCAGTCTTTGCGCGCGCATCTTGCCCTCCGCGTTGCGAATGCTCTGAAGCCGCACATACTGTCAAGTGCGTCTCGAAAGACTTGCGGAGTATTCCATCTGGAATTCCTGGATACACCAGAAATTTGTTTATCACAGGAAATCAAATCAGCCGAATCGGACCGGAATCTTTCAAAGGACTTGACAATATTACAACTCTGTCTCTGAGCAATAACAG AATTTCCACGGTGGAGTCCCAGACCTTCTCAGGTCTTCGCAGCCTACGCTCCCTGGACATGAGCAGTAATCAACTAGCCGTGATTCACCCCGAGGCTTTCACGGTGCACAGTCACATCCTGCGAGAGCTCAACCTCAGCCGGGCCCTCTACAATCACTCTTCTGTGATGGACCTGGCGCCCGCACTGCGCTGGAGCACATTGGGAAGCCTACAGGGGTTGGATCTGTCGGGCAACGGCCTCATCTACCTACCATCTCACATCTTCTCCCACTTGCATGGCCTCCAGCGGCTCCAACTGGGCAACAACTCCCTGGTGGCCATTTACAATGGCACCTTCTCAGGGGTagagcagctggaggagctggacctgaGCCTCAATGCCCTCAAGACCCTCAGAGCGGAAGGTCTGCAGGAGCTGGACAAGCTGTCCAGAGCCAGGGTCCTTCTAGGGGAGAACCCCTTCACCTGCACCTGTGGCATTGAGATGTTGGCCAGCTGGCTCAACAACTCTCAGGGACACATAGGGGATGTTGATGGACTTGTGTGTGCCTTTCCAGCCAACTTGAGGAACACATCCCTGTTGACCCTGGGCACGCTGAGTTTGTGGTGCCACCAGGGCGGTGAAGGGGCAGATCTTGCCCTCCAGACCTCCTATGTCTTCCTGGGGATAGTCCTGGGCTTTGTGGGCTTGGTCTTCCTCTTTGTACTTTACCTCAACCGCAAGGGCATCAAGAAACGCATCAATGACATGCGGGAGGCCTGCagagaggtgtgggaggggtATCACTACCGCTACGAGATTGACTCTGACCCCAGACTATCACAGGTCTCCACAGCCGCTGATGTCTGA
- the kdf1b gene encoding keratinocyte differentiation factor 1 isoform X1, whose translation MPISSQRPFSEPDGYIHGLSLSRSSSTSQKSYEERCVDPVQETPQSRGEQSTHKAHPKDANGKESETIGFIPGSSEPAAHSCGMCASPSSCRSFVCSVLTCGLYRVCQRTVLASCLAPKESSPDEPEKVNLQEIKPGGGESSPSKEGGSWPEDIHFHGVRVDTLTREDSDVTTKPQVYSERAPSPPSFSLDDDNWGYSNEDVDSLIAKKLLELYSEYQIEELAKCTSDSVFLKKTSQINQLISELAEEHKLEQQDAECRLVRGIIRISTRKSKRRPPYTKANRTLSDSGNETMKDSDSFSFSNNNDYNVQISEETRSDIYARKMRWNSEEPHLTNPVVLSGHTSGSSTTHSLSHTEVVSSGAPLLQTYVRT comes from the exons ATGCCTATCAGCAGTCAGAGACCCTTTTCAGAGCCAGATGGCTACATACATGGGCTCAGCCTCTCACGGAGCAGTAGCACCAGCCAGAAGTCGTACGAGGAGCGTTGTGTGGACCCAGTGCAGGAAACGCCACAAAGCAGGGGGGAGCAGAGCACCCACAAAGCCCATCCCAAGGATGCCAATGGGAAGGAGTCTGAGACTATTGGCTTCATCCCTGGTTCGTCAGAGCCTGCTGCTCAcagctgtggaatgtgtgccTCTCCTAGCAGCTGCAGAAGTTTTGTGTGCAGCGTGCTGACCTGCGGCCTCTACAGGGTCTGCCAGCGCACCGTCCTGGCCTCGTGCCTGGCACCCAAGGAGAGCTCCCCTGACGAGCCAGAGAAGGTCAACCTCCAGGAAATCAAGCCGGGAGGCGGCGAGTCCTCTCCCAGCAAGGAGGGCGGAAGCTGGCCAGAGGACATCCACTTCCATGGAGTCAGGGTGGACACTCTGACCCGGGAGGACTCAGACGTCACTACCAAACCCCAGGTGTACAGCGAGAGAGCGCCCAGCCCGCCGTCATTCTCGCTCGACGATGACAATTGGGGTTACAGCAATGAGGACGTTGATTCCCTCATTGCCAAGAAGCTGTTGGAGCTTTACTCAGAGTACCAAATAGAAGAGCTGGCCAAATGCACCTCCGACTCTGTGTTCCTGAAGAAGACGAGCCAGATCAACCAGCTGATCAGCGAGCTGGCAGAAGAGCACAAGCTGGAGCAACAGGATGCTGAGTGCCGATTGGTTCGTGGCATCATACGCATCAGCACACGCAAGAGCAAGAGGAGGCCCCCCTAcaccaaggccaacaggacccTCTCAGACAGTGGCAATGAAACAATGAAGGACAGTGACTCGTTCTCCTTCAGCAACAACA ATGACTATAATGTCCAGATATCTGAGGAAACACGCTCAGACATTTATGCCAGGAAAATGAGGTGGAACAGTGAAG AACCTCACCTGACAAATCCAGTTGTCTTATCAGGTCATACCTCAGGCTCTTCAACGACACACTCCCTAAGTCACACAGAAGTTGTTTCCTCTGGGGCCCCTCTCTTGCAGACCTATGTGAGAACATGA
- the tmem222b gene encoding transmembrane protein 222 — protein MADVEVDTMKNYHIAFERINPDTSRYPYCIVWTPIPVLSWLLPFIGHMGICTSSGVIRDFAGPYFVSEDNMAFGRPTKYWMLDVSKVYASGSNAWDTAVHDASEEYKNRMHNLCCDNCHSHVAMALNLMRYENSTSWNMVNLCLLSLIHGKHISCAGFLKTWLPFLMLTGVILTVALTLNLR, from the exons ATGGCGGATGTTGAAGTAGACACCATGAAGAATTACCACATAGCGTTTGAGAGAATTAACCCAGACACGAGTCGCTATCCTTATTGCATTGTATGGACACCTATCCCCGTGCTGTC ATGGCTGCTTCCCTTTATTGGTCATATGGGGATCTGTACTTCCTCTGGAGTGATCAGGGACTTTGCTGGACCCTACTTTGTCTCG GAAGACAACATGGCTTTCGGGAGACCGACAAA GTACTGGATGCTGGATGTCAGCAAGGTTTATGCAAGTGGGTCGAACGCTTGGGACACAGCAGTCCATGATGCCTCGGAGGAGTACAAAAACAGGATG CACAACCTCTGCTGTGACAACTGCCATTCCCACGTTGCCATGGCGCTGAACCTGATGCGCTATGAAAACAGCACCTCATGGAACATGGTTAACCTCTGCTTGCTGTCGCTCATCCATGGCAAGCACATCAG ctgTGCAGGGTTCCTGAAGACTTGGTTGCCTTTCCTTATGTTGACAGGGGTCATACTTACAGTAGCCCTGACCCTTAACCTCCGGTGA
- the kdf1b gene encoding keratinocyte differentiation factor 1 isoform X2, whose translation MPISSQRPFSEPDGYIHGLSLSRSSSTSQKSYEERCVDPVQETPQSRGEQSTHKAHPKDANGKESETIGFIPGSSEPAAHSCGMCASPSSCRSFVCSVLTCGLYRVCQRTVLASCLAPKESSPDEPEKVNLQEIKPGGGESSPSKEGGSWPEDIHFHGVRVDTLTREDSDVTTKPQVYSERAPSPPSFSLDDDNWGYSNEDVDSLIAKKLLELYSEYQIEELAKCTSDSVFLKKTSQINQLISELAEEHKLEQQDAECRLVRGIIRISTRKSKRRPPYTKANRTLSDSGNETMKDSDSFSFSNNNDYNVQISEETRSDIYARKMRWNSEVVLSGHTSGSSTTHSLSHTEVVSSGAPLLQTYVRT comes from the exons ATGCCTATCAGCAGTCAGAGACCCTTTTCAGAGCCAGATGGCTACATACATGGGCTCAGCCTCTCACGGAGCAGTAGCACCAGCCAGAAGTCGTACGAGGAGCGTTGTGTGGACCCAGTGCAGGAAACGCCACAAAGCAGGGGGGAGCAGAGCACCCACAAAGCCCATCCCAAGGATGCCAATGGGAAGGAGTCTGAGACTATTGGCTTCATCCCTGGTTCGTCAGAGCCTGCTGCTCAcagctgtggaatgtgtgccTCTCCTAGCAGCTGCAGAAGTTTTGTGTGCAGCGTGCTGACCTGCGGCCTCTACAGGGTCTGCCAGCGCACCGTCCTGGCCTCGTGCCTGGCACCCAAGGAGAGCTCCCCTGACGAGCCAGAGAAGGTCAACCTCCAGGAAATCAAGCCGGGAGGCGGCGAGTCCTCTCCCAGCAAGGAGGGCGGAAGCTGGCCAGAGGACATCCACTTCCATGGAGTCAGGGTGGACACTCTGACCCGGGAGGACTCAGACGTCACTACCAAACCCCAGGTGTACAGCGAGAGAGCGCCCAGCCCGCCGTCATTCTCGCTCGACGATGACAATTGGGGTTACAGCAATGAGGACGTTGATTCCCTCATTGCCAAGAAGCTGTTGGAGCTTTACTCAGAGTACCAAATAGAAGAGCTGGCCAAATGCACCTCCGACTCTGTGTTCCTGAAGAAGACGAGCCAGATCAACCAGCTGATCAGCGAGCTGGCAGAAGAGCACAAGCTGGAGCAACAGGATGCTGAGTGCCGATTGGTTCGTGGCATCATACGCATCAGCACACGCAAGAGCAAGAGGAGGCCCCCCTAcaccaaggccaacaggacccTCTCAGACAGTGGCAATGAAACAATGAAGGACAGTGACTCGTTCTCCTTCAGCAACAACA ATGACTATAATGTCCAGATATCTGAGGAAACACGCTCAGACATTTATGCCAGGAAAATGAGGTGGAACAGTGAAG TTGTCTTATCAGGTCATACCTCAGGCTCTTCAACGACACACTCCCTAAGTCACACAGAAGTTGTTTCCTCTGGGGCCCCTCTCTTGCAGACCTATGTGAGAACATGA